One part of the Candidatus Omnitrophota bacterium genome encodes these proteins:
- the grxD gene encoding Grx4 family monothiol glutaredoxin, whose product MSESVKAQIQSLIDESPVLLFMKGTPESPQCGFSATVVDILKSTETPYKTFDVLSDREVRQGIKEFSNWPTIPQLYVNGQFVGGCDIAVEMFQKGELQTLLQTTQ is encoded by the coding sequence ATGTCCGAATCAGTTAAGGCCCAAATTCAATCTCTTATCGACGAGAGTCCGGTTCTGCTCTTCATGAAGGGCACGCCGGAATCCCCACAGTGCGGCTTTTCGGCCACGGTCGTGGACATTCTCAAAAGCACAGAAACCCCCTACAAGACCTTTGATGTGCTTTCGGACAGAGAAGTGCGCCAGGGAATCAAGGAGTTCAGCAATTGGCCCACCATCCCGCAGCTCTATGTCAACGGACAGTTTGTCGGGGGATGCGATATCGCGGTGGAAATGTTTCAAAAAGGCGAATTGCAGACCCTTCTCCAAACGACTCAATGA
- the gshB gene encoding glutathione synthase, translating into MRIAFIMDPIETLALHKDTTVVLMREAHRRGHEIFSVTPENISIDRTQVEFHGRPVSFGEAENALPEALIEIAFQGADCDAVLVRTDPPFDESYLQVTWALDFLPQRVFVMNSPQGLRNANEKLAALHFPDLTPPTLVTRRLEELLTFMEGVGGAMVVKPINAFGGKGVMVLRRADKNLRAVLSLLTEEHTVPIIAQAYLPEVKAGDKRIIVLNGKPVGAVLRVASPTDNRSNVMAGGSVEKAEITERDRQICERIAPFLEREGLFFAGIDVIGGLLTEINVTSPTCVQEINRLSHVKLEQQILDFLEAKVGERIHA; encoded by the coding sequence ACCCCATAGAAACACTTGCCTTGCACAAGGATACCACCGTGGTCCTGATGCGCGAGGCTCACCGCCGCGGACACGAAATCTTCAGTGTGACGCCGGAGAATATTTCCATCGACCGCACGCAAGTGGAATTTCACGGGCGTCCTGTGAGTTTTGGCGAGGCTGAAAATGCTTTGCCCGAGGCTTTGATCGAAATCGCTTTTCAGGGCGCGGACTGTGATGCGGTGCTCGTGCGCACGGATCCGCCTTTTGACGAGAGCTACTTGCAGGTGACCTGGGCTCTGGATTTTTTGCCGCAGCGCGTGTTTGTCATGAATTCGCCTCAAGGCCTGCGCAATGCCAACGAAAAGCTCGCGGCCTTGCACTTTCCGGACCTGACACCCCCCACCTTGGTGACGCGGCGGCTCGAGGAGCTGCTGACTTTTATGGAAGGCGTGGGCGGGGCCATGGTGGTGAAGCCCATCAATGCTTTTGGCGGCAAGGGGGTGATGGTCTTGAGGCGGGCGGATAAGAATCTGCGCGCGGTTCTGTCCTTGCTGACCGAAGAGCACACAGTCCCCATTATTGCCCAGGCCTATTTGCCGGAGGTCAAGGCAGGGGACAAGCGAATCATCGTTCTGAACGGAAAGCCCGTTGGGGCTGTGCTGCGTGTGGCATCTCCCACGGACAATCGGTCCAATGTGATGGCCGGCGGGAGTGTGGAAAAGGCGGAGATCACCGAGCGCGACCGGCAGATCTGCGAGCGCATTGCCCCCTTCTTGGAGAGGGAAGGGCTGTTCTTTGCGGGCATTGACGTGATCGGGGGCCTTCTCACGGAAATCAACGTAACGAGCCCGACTTGCGTGCAAGAGATCAACCGCCTCAGTCATGTGAAACTTGAGCAGCAAATCCTCGATTTTCTTGAGGCCAAAGTGGGGGAACGGATTCATGCCTGA
- a CDS encoding BolA family transcriptional regulator, whose amino-acid sequence MQISNQEIEAIVRKRLPNSEVLVQDMTGTGDHFQLVVMDPSFEGMSLVGQHRLVMGALSEQLEEAVHAVQIKTLTPRKWQEYQNGGTNVRIS is encoded by the coding sequence ATGCAGATATCGAATCAAGAAATCGAGGCCATCGTCAGAAAGCGCCTGCCCAATTCGGAAGTATTGGTCCAGGATATGACAGGCACCGGAGACCATTTTCAATTGGTTGTTATGGACCCTTCCTTTGAGGGGATGTCCTTGGTTGGGCAGCACCGACTTGTGATGGGCGCGCTCAGTGAGCAGCTGGAGGAGGCTGTGCACGCGGTTCAGATCAAGACTCTGACGCCCCGGAAATGGCAGGAATATCAAAATGGAGGCACGAATGTCCGAATCAGTTAA